The Thalassophryne amazonica chromosome 13, fThaAma1.1, whole genome shotgun sequence genome window below encodes:
- the adob gene encoding 2-aminoethanethiol (cysteamine) dioxygenase b: protein MLSADTNMNCIVQRVARQALLTFRNPPRVGQEASRSFLENHSELKNLVGQIRAADLRLVPRCAEDAPGAPPVTYMHICETERFSMGVFLLRSGACIPLHDHPGMFGILKVLYGTARISCFDPPAAAGRRCALRSTGEFTDSSGPCALTPERDNLHQIEAVGGPTAFMDILAPPYDPDNGRDCHYYKVLPGGTGADPTEVRLMEISQPAEFWCGGEPYPGPEVRL, encoded by the coding sequence ATGCTTTCCGCGGACACCAACATGAACTGTATCGTGCAGAGGGTCGCGCGCCAGGCGCTGCTCACCTTCCGGAACCCTCCGCGCGTCGGCCAGGAGGCTTCCAGGTCGTTCCTGGAGAACCACAGCGAGCTGAAGAACCTGGTGGGCCAGATCCGGGCCGCGGACCTGAGGCTGGTCCCACGGTGCGCCGAGGACGCGCCCGGCGCGCCCCCGGTCACCTACATGCACATCTGCGAGACGGAGCGCTTCAGCATGGGGGTGTTCCTGCTGCGGAGCGGGGCCTGCATCCCGCTGCACGACCACCCGGGCATGTTCGGCATCCTCAAGGTTCTGTACGGCACCGCCCGGATCAGCTGCTTCGACCCACCGGCGGCCGCCGGGCGGCGCTGCGCGCTGCGCTCCACCGGCGAGTTCACCGACTCCAGCGGGCCGTGCGCGCTGACGCCCGAGCGGGACAACCTGCACCAGATCGAGGCGGTGGGCGGACCCACGGCCTTCATGGACATCCTGGCCCCGCCCTACGACCCGGACAACGGCCGGGACTGCCACTACTACAAGGTCCTGCCCGGGGGCACTGGGGCCGACCCGACCGAGGTCCGGCTGATGGAGATCTCCCAGCCGGCGGAGTTCTGGTGCGGAGGAGAGCCGTACCCGGGCCCGGAGGTCCGCCTCTGA